A single region of the Glycine max cultivar Williams 82 chromosome 20, Glycine_max_v4.0, whole genome shotgun sequence genome encodes:
- the LOC100527435 gene encoding DOG1 domain-containing protein isoform X1 translates to MSSSNQLNQSSRFLANKPRNEVNVQGYTFRIDGNTTFVMNYGRWSEKHTVMKHYFELFEMKTSAANLDVFSVVSAIWCTTAERNLLWIGGFRPSQLLQAILPQVQHSCSQQQLSDIFSFVQSCQQAEDALAQGMEKLQQNLDKATAAGDKALKLTCVSQQMSFLKQANHVRQQFLYQLSRLLTICQYAEFLLAFGECLYNSQPWSSL, encoded by the exons atgagtTCATCTAACCAGTTAAACCAGAGCAGCAGGTTCCTAGCAAATAAACCAAGGAATGAGGTTAATGTGCAGGGATACACCTTCAGAATTGATG GAAACACAACATTTGTGATGAACTATGGACGTTGGTCAGAAAAGC ACACAGTCATGAAGCACTATTTTGAACTCTTCGAGATGAAAACAAGTGCTGCAAATTTAGATGTCTTCAGTGTTGTTTCTGCTATTTGGTGCACAACAGCTGAACGCAATTTGTTGTGGATTGGAGGCTTTCGCCCTTCTCAATTGCTTCAG GCTATTCTGCCTCAAGTTCAGCATTCATGCTCCCAGCAACAACTTTctgatatttttagttttgtacAATCCTGTCAACAAGCAGAAGATGCTCTTGCACAAGGCATGGAAAAACTCCAGCAAAACCTTGACAAAGCAACAGCAGCTGGTGACAAAGCATTAAAACTGACGTGTGTCTCACAACAAATGTCATTTTTAAAGCAG GCCAATCATGTTCGCCAGCAATTCTTGTATCAATTATCTCGTCTCCTTACAATTTGTCAGTATGCTGAATTCTTACTTGCCTTCGGAGAATGCCTCTATAACTCCCAGCCTTGGAGCTCACTTTGA
- the LOC100527435 gene encoding DOG1 domain-containing protein isoform X2, whose product MSSSNQLNQSSRFLANKPRNEVNVQGYTFRIDGNTTFVMNYGRWSEKLMKHYFELFEMKTSAANLDVFSVVSAIWCTTAERNLLWIGGFRPSQLLQAILPQVQHSCSQQQLSDIFSFVQSCQQAEDALAQGMEKLQQNLDKATAAGDKALKLTCVSQQMSFLKQANHVRQQFLYQLSRLLTICQYAEFLLAFGECLYNSQPWSSL is encoded by the exons atgagtTCATCTAACCAGTTAAACCAGAGCAGCAGGTTCCTAGCAAATAAACCAAGGAATGAGGTTAATGTGCAGGGATACACCTTCAGAATTGATG GAAACACAACATTTGTGATGAACTATGGACGTTGGTCAGAAAAGC TCATGAAGCACTATTTTGAACTCTTCGAGATGAAAACAAGTGCTGCAAATTTAGATGTCTTCAGTGTTGTTTCTGCTATTTGGTGCACAACAGCTGAACGCAATTTGTTGTGGATTGGAGGCTTTCGCCCTTCTCAATTGCTTCAG GCTATTCTGCCTCAAGTTCAGCATTCATGCTCCCAGCAACAACTTTctgatatttttagttttgtacAATCCTGTCAACAAGCAGAAGATGCTCTTGCACAAGGCATGGAAAAACTCCAGCAAAACCTTGACAAAGCAACAGCAGCTGGTGACAAAGCATTAAAACTGACGTGTGTCTCACAACAAATGTCATTTTTAAAGCAG GCCAATCATGTTCGCCAGCAATTCTTGTATCAATTATCTCGTCTCCTTACAATTTGTCAGTATGCTGAATTCTTACTTGCCTTCGGAGAATGCCTCTATAACTCCCAGCCTTGGAGCTCACTTTGA
- the LOC100527435 gene encoding DOG1 domain-containing protein: MSSSNQLNQSSRFLANKPRNEVNVQGYTFRIDGNTTFVMNYGRWSEKRKRLISEIRSALNVHNDQVLDDKLLFLIDTVMKHYFELFEMKTSAANLDVFSVVSAIWCTTAERNLLWIGGFRPSQLLQAILPQVQHSCSQQQLSDIFSFVQSCQQAEDALAQGMEKLQQNLDKATAAGDKALKLTCVSQQMSFLKQANHVRQQFLYQLSRLLTICQYAEFLLAFGECLYNSQPWSSL, translated from the exons atgagtTCATCTAACCAGTTAAACCAGAGCAGCAGGTTCCTAGCAAATAAACCAAGGAATGAGGTTAATGTGCAGGGATACACCTTCAGAATTGATG GAAACACAACATTTGTGATGAACTATGGACGTTGGTCAGAAAAGCGTAAGAGACTTATTTCTGAGATACGGAGTGCTTTAAATGTTCATAATGATCAAGTTCTTGATGACAAACTACTGTTTCTCATAGACACAGTCATGAAGCACTATTTTGAACTCTTCGAGATGAAAACAAGTGCTGCAAATTTAGATGTCTTCAGTGTTGTTTCTGCTATTTGGTGCACAACAGCTGAACGCAATTTGTTGTGGATTGGAGGCTTTCGCCCTTCTCAATTGCTTCAG GCTATTCTGCCTCAAGTTCAGCATTCATGCTCCCAGCAACAACTTTctgatatttttagttttgtacAATCCTGTCAACAAGCAGAAGATGCTCTTGCACAAGGCATGGAAAAACTCCAGCAAAACCTTGACAAAGCAACAGCAGCTGGTGACAAAGCATTAAAACTGACGTGTGTCTCACAACAAATGTCATTTTTAAAGCAG GCCAATCATGTTCGCCAGCAATTCTTGTATCAATTATCTCGTCTCCTTACAATTTGTCAGTATGCTGAATTCTTACTTGCCTTCGGAGAATGCCTCTATAACTCCCAGCCTTGGAGCTCACTTTGA